The Phaeocystidibacter marisrubri genomic interval TTAGATCCAACTGTAGCAGAAGAAGTTTATAAAGAATACAAACGCGATTTTCCAGATTCCGATCGATTAAAGGAATTGTCAGTGATGGTAGGAGAGTGAGGAGTGAGAAAAGAAGGAGAGCCGAGATCGTGAAGCGTGAAAATGAAAAAATGAGGAGAATGGATTTAGATACCGTGATCTCTTTGGCAGCCTCGGTTCTGCCCGGGGGCGCTCCCGCTTCCCCGTTATCAATTTACGAAGAGGACTTTGTATTAGTCGTGCGGTAAACGTTTACTATCGGCTAGTCGCTGTGAATTAAAATTTCACTTGTGAGATTGCCGAAGCTCAATTTGGGAATGGCTAACTTGAAGCTGGGGACAGGGGTGCTGTCCCCGGGGGCGAAGACCACCAAAAGAATGCCTTACTTGATGATAAGCGTATGACGCCAGTCCCAAACACCAGCAATCCACCATCCAAGATCCACCATCAGTCCTTAACCCCCGAACGCCAACCACCAACCGACCGTTGTGAATAACTCCATCTTCAACCTCAAATAGTCCGTAATCAGATGCGTTACTTTTGATATATGCTTAAGAAGTGGCGCAAAAAACGATGGTTTAAGATGTTGAGCAACAAATATGTTCTCGCAACTATCGTCTTTGTGGTGTGGATTTCTTTTCTCGATCGAAATTCCTTTCTTCTTCACAGGGAGCTGAACAAGCAGATCGAAGCATTGGAACAAGGTAAAACCAACTATCAGTCGGATCTTGAGCAGAATAAGCGGGAGCTAGAGGAATTAGAAAGTGATCCAGAGAAGCTAGAGAAATTCGCTCGAGAGCAATACTGGATGCACAAGGAAGGTGAAGAAGTTTTCTTGATTGAAACAGAGGAAGAGTAGTTACTTCCAGTCCAACTTCAATTCGTAAATCACATCCCAATTTTTACCCGTAATCAGAAGGTTTTCTCCTCTGACAGCAATTCCATTCAGTGTGCCTTGGTCATCGTGTTGGATGGCAATTTCCGTAAGATCTAGGTGTCGAGTAGAAGCACCCGATTCCAAATCGATAAAAACAATTCGATCTGATTGCCATATGTTGGCGGCTAAGTAGCCTTTGTAGATCTCCGTTTCGTTTAGGTTCCCGAAATACCCATCGCTGTTCATCGACTCTTTAGTGGAAACTGTGGTAAGGGAAAATGGATCTACA includes:
- a CDS encoding FtsB family cell division protein; translated protein: MLKKWRKKRWFKMLSNKYVLATIVFVVWISFLDRNSFLLHRELNKQIEALEQGKTNYQSDLEQNKRELEELESDPEKLEKFAREQYWMHKEGEEVFLIETEEE